From Anopheles funestus chromosome 3RL, idAnoFuneDA-416_04, whole genome shotgun sequence, a single genomic window includes:
- the LOC125770367 gene encoding maltase 1-like, protein MFRWNIWFIVSTVCMVTLEIKAQDSPDTEWWKTAVLYQIYPRSFYDTDGNGVGDIRGVTAKLQYLKRTGIDATWLSPIFKSPQRDFGYDVSDFLEVDPLFGTNHDLEELFAEARKLGLKIVLDFVPNHSSNEHWWFKQSELGVEPYRDYYVWHPGKPVPEQARPAVPNNWNSVFYGSAWEWSEVRQEYYLHQFEVGQPDLNYRNPKVIEEFDNILRFWMERGASGFRVDAINHMFEDDQFRDEPINDPSDPLSYGYTNHIYTNNLLETYDVIGHWRTVIDEFVEQTGSDTIIMLTEAYTSMDMVLRFYQSDDGSEQRAHFPFNFVLLGELNGNSNARDFKYVIDRWLENLPRGKVTNWVLGNHDQPRVGSRYGEERIDAMNILLMTLPGVAVTYNGEEIGMVDYRDMSWEDSLDPQGCNVGPEEYKWKSRDPQRTPFQWDDTYNAGFSVSNKTWLPVYPYYRQNNLRKQLESDWSHYHVYTEAIKLRRHRVFREGSFRSKALNEHVFGFVRYLRDEPTDSSYFVVIINLSDEMSEIDLHDLYETVDARVYLVGTESRYKINQSVNSSRLLIGPYESIILGNDVSSSKGTVMGSLKLIVASLLLGGIVIKNIYL, encoded by the exons ATGTTCAGGTGGAATATTTGGTTCATTGTCAGTACGGTGTGTATGGTGACATTAGAAATCAAAGCACAAGATTCACCCGATACCGAATGGTGGAAGACGGCCGTTCTATATCAAATTTATCCACGATCGTTTTACGACACCGATGGCAATGGAGTGGGAGACATCCGTGGAGTGACGGCTAAACTGCAATATCTGAAGCGCACCGGTATCGATGCAACATGGCTAAGTCCTATCTTCAAATCGCCGCAACGAGACTTTGGGTACGATGTGAGTGATTTCCTTGAGGTTGATCCATTATTTGGCACGAACCACGATCTGGAGGAACTGTTCGCCGAAGCACGAAAGCTCGGATTGAAGATCGTGCTAGATTTCGTTCCTAATCACTCGAGCAATGAGCACTGGTGGTTTAAACAGTCGGAGCTTGGTGTTGAACCGTACCGAGACTACTATGTGTGGCATCCCGGTAAACCGGTGCCAGAACAGGCAAGACCTGCAGTGCCAAACAATTGG AACTCAGTATTTTACGGTTCTGCCTGGGAGTGGAGTGAGGTGCGTCAAGAGTACTACCTTCATCAGTTCGAGGTTGGACAACCGGACTTAAACTATCGCAATCCGAAAGTGATTGAAGAGTTTGATAACATTCTACGATTCTGGATGGAGCGTGGTGCGTCCGGCTTTCGGGTTGATGCAATAAATCATATGTTCGAAGATGATCAATTCCGCGATGAACCTATCAACGATCCATCGGATCCATTAAGCTATGGCTACACGAATCACATCTATACAAACAATCTC CTGGAAACTTATGACGTAATTGGACACTGGCGAACGGTGATAGACGAATTCGTGGAGCAAACTGGTTCGGACACTAT TATCATGCTCACGGAAGCATACACCAGCATGGATATGGTACTTCGCTTCTACCAATCGGACGACGGTTCCGAGCAAAGGGCACACTTCCCGTTTAACTTTGTTCTACTGGGTGAACTGAACGGGAATTCCAATGCACGTGACTTCAAGTATGTCATTGATCGGTGGCTAGAAAATCTACCTCGTGGTAAGGTTACCAACTGGGTGTTGGGAAACCATGATCAGCCCAGAGTTGGCAGTCGCTACGGAGAGGAGCGTATCGATGCGATGAACATCCTGCTGATGACCTTACCGGGTGTGGCCGTCACATACAATGGAGAAGAGATCGGTATGGTTGACTATCGCGATATGTCCTGGGAGGATAGCTTAGACCCGCAGGGCTGTAATGTTGGACCCGAGGAGTATAAGTGGAAATCTCGCGATCCTCAACGTACACCGTTCCAGTGGGACGACACGTATAATGCAGGATTTTCAGTGTCCAACAAAACCTGGCTACCGGTGTATCCCTACTATCGTCAAAATAATCTTCGCAAGCAGCTCGAAAGCGACTGGAGTCACTATCACGTGTATACGGAAGCTATCAAACTACGGCGACATCGAGTGTTTCGTGAAGGTTCCTTTCGCTCGAAAGCGTTAAACGAGCATGTGTTTGGGTTCGTGCGATATCTCAGAGACGAACCTACTGATAGTTCGTACTTTGTCGTTATCATTAATTTGAGTGATGAGATGAGTGAGATTGATCTGCACGATTTATACGAAACGGTGGATGCGCGTGTGTATTTGGTTGGGACAGAGTCTCGCTACAAGATCAACCAAAGTGTAAACTCTTCCCGGCTGCTTATTGGACCGTACGAGTCGATCATCTTAGGCAATGATGTTAGTTCGTCTAAAGGAACTGTAATGGGCTCTTTGAAGCTTATTGTTGCATCTCTCCTTCTGGGTGGTATAGTCATAAAGAACATATACCTTTAG